Proteins from one Phyllobacterium zundukense genomic window:
- a CDS encoding glycoside hydrolase family 16 protein — protein sequence MRCRSAKKLMSIVVLCLSGFFGHPGAAQEQIDIGVLQMTFEENFDKLDVSAWGENGSRWIAHTPWNGDFGDARFTDPADGFPFTVDSGILRIEARKGSDGNWRSGLLASTNAKGQGFSQQFGYFEARMKLPPGKGVWPAFWLIGIDRSKYTAEIDVMEYYGRVPYEFSSGYHIWRQSQGGENTTDGHWTTVEDGTLSNEYHTYGVEISPEKTIIYLDRKSIWSFETPKEFHTPFYPLVNLALGSGWPIDETPDPSFLLVDYIHVYQRKPTGSGD from the coding sequence ATGCGTTGCAGATCTGCAAAGAAACTCATGTCGATCGTCGTTCTTTGTTTATCAGGATTCTTCGGTCATCCAGGCGCAGCTCAGGAGCAGATCGATATTGGTGTATTGCAAATGACCTTCGAGGAGAACTTCGACAAGCTGGATGTCTCGGCCTGGGGGGAGAACGGCTCACGCTGGATTGCTCACACGCCCTGGAATGGAGATTTTGGCGACGCCCGTTTTACCGACCCTGCCGACGGGTTTCCCTTCACCGTCGATAGCGGGATCTTGCGGATCGAGGCGCGTAAAGGATCCGATGGAAACTGGCGCTCGGGCCTCCTGGCGTCGACGAACGCGAAAGGGCAGGGGTTCTCGCAGCAATTCGGCTACTTCGAGGCACGGATGAAGCTGCCGCCGGGCAAGGGAGTCTGGCCGGCCTTTTGGCTCATCGGCATCGACAGGTCGAAGTACACCGCGGAGATAGACGTAATGGAATATTACGGTCGCGTGCCGTACGAATTCAGCAGTGGCTACCATATCTGGCGTCAGAGCCAAGGCGGTGAGAATACTACGGACGGCCATTGGACAACGGTCGAGGATGGGACATTGAGCAATGAATATCACACCTATGGCGTGGAGATTTCACCGGAGAAGACGATCATTTATCTCGATCGTAAGTCCATATGGAGTTTCGAGACGCCAAAGGAATTCCACACCCCGTTTTATCCGTTGGTAAACCTCGCGCTCGGATCGGGTTGGCCGATCGATGAAACGCCGGACCCATCCTTTCTACTGGTCGACTACATCCACGTTTACCAGCGAAAACCTACCGGTTCCGGCGATTGA
- a CDS encoding ABC transporter substrate-binding protein: MKTIKQALLGATSAFVLFVAAPNLAKADELTLCWAAWDPANALVELSKDFTSQSGTTMRFEFVPWPNFADRILNELNSGGKLCDLLIGDSQWLGGSAENGYYVKLNDFFDKEGIKMSDFADAAVNAYATWPKGTPNYWALPAMGDANAWFYRKDWFAQPEIQAEFKKKYNRDLAAPTTWDELIQVAEFFDGREIDGKKVYGAAIFTERASEGITMGATSALYPYGFKYENTPGKYDMEGAVNSPEAVAGLEAYKKLYKCCTPPGYTDAYMGESLDAFKSGQVAMAMNWFAFFPGLYKDEKVGGDKIGFFVNPKEKVAASTLGGQGISVVANTDNMDGALAYIKWFAQPDVQKKWWSLGGYAVHKTVLNDPTFTESQPFAADFLVAMNQVQDFWQEPSYAILLQAMQKRLHDYVVADKGTAKEALDGLVKDWTEVFKDDGKL; encoded by the coding sequence ATGAAAACGATAAAGCAGGCCCTTCTCGGGGCGACCTCGGCGTTTGTGCTGTTCGTGGCAGCGCCGAACTTGGCAAAAGCCGATGAGCTGACCCTGTGTTGGGCGGCCTGGGACCCCGCCAACGCACTGGTTGAGCTCTCGAAAGATTTTACCTCGCAAAGCGGAACGACGATGAGGTTCGAATTCGTGCCTTGGCCGAATTTCGCCGACCGCATCCTCAATGAACTCAACTCCGGCGGCAAGCTGTGCGATCTCCTCATCGGAGATAGCCAATGGCTCGGCGGCTCGGCTGAAAATGGATACTACGTGAAACTCAATGATTTCTTCGATAAGGAAGGGATCAAGATGAGCGATTTCGCCGATGCAGCGGTCAACGCCTATGCGACGTGGCCAAAGGGCACGCCGAACTATTGGGCCTTGCCAGCGATGGGCGATGCCAATGCATGGTTCTACCGCAAGGACTGGTTTGCCCAGCCTGAAATTCAGGCCGAATTCAAAAAGAAGTACAATCGCGATCTGGCGGCCCCAACGACCTGGGATGAGTTGATACAGGTGGCCGAGTTCTTCGACGGCCGGGAAATCGACGGCAAAAAGGTCTACGGAGCCGCGATCTTCACCGAACGCGCTTCCGAAGGCATCACCATGGGCGCAACGTCGGCGCTTTATCCCTATGGCTTCAAGTATGAAAATACGCCGGGCAAATATGACATGGAGGGTGCGGTCAACTCGCCAGAAGCAGTCGCCGGGCTTGAAGCCTACAAGAAACTCTACAAATGCTGCACGCCGCCCGGATATACCGATGCCTATATGGGCGAAAGCCTAGATGCATTCAAATCCGGACAAGTGGCCATGGCGATGAACTGGTTCGCCTTCTTCCCGGGTCTCTACAAAGACGAGAAGGTCGGCGGCGACAAGATCGGGTTCTTCGTCAATCCTAAAGAAAAGGTTGCGGCATCGACACTGGGCGGACAGGGAATTTCCGTCGTTGCCAATACTGACAATATGGATGGCGCTCTCGCCTATATCAAATGGTTTGCCCAGCCGGATGTTCAGAAAAAATGGTGGTCGCTTGGCGGATACGCCGTGCACAAGACAGTGTTGAACGATCCGACATTTACGGAGAGTCAGCCATTTGCTGCGGACTTCCTCGTGGCGATGAATCAGGTTCAGGATTTCTGGCAGGAACCGTCCTATGCTATCCTTCTGCAGGCAATGCAGAAACGCCTTCACGATTACGTCGTTGCAGACAAGGGCACGGCGAAAGAGGCGCTTGATGGGCTGGTCAAGGACTGGACCGAGGTCTTCAAGGACGACGGGAAGCTTTAG
- a CDS encoding carbohydrate ABC transporter permease → MRRFKTQVKSVTDTSSTILGEAVARATPAPIASRIRGLSDRSMAWLFITPAIALLLAVNIFPLIWAIYLSFTNFRANRPNAALESVGLSNYNRVLNDPNIWQAMQTTAHFVFWTILLQTLIGFSLAYLIDRKFRGHAFWTTIILVPMMLSPAVVGNFWRFLYQPQIGLFNHIVSFLTGIPPSSFEMLGSVRLSPWAIIIVDTWMWTPYVMLICLAGLRSIPDYIYEAAEVDRASLWRQFWSITLPMALPFIMLAVLFRGIENFKMFDMVTLLTGGGPGSTTEVASITLKREAFESWRTGRASAFAIILFVAVFGLANIYVKALNKVKQR, encoded by the coding sequence ATGCGACGCTTTAAAACCCAGGTGAAGTCCGTGACCGATACAAGTTCCACCATTTTGGGTGAGGCTGTTGCCCGTGCTACGCCGGCGCCCATCGCTTCCAGAATTCGCGGCCTGTCCGATCGCTCCATGGCATGGCTGTTCATTACGCCCGCCATTGCTTTGCTTTTGGCCGTCAATATTTTTCCGCTTATCTGGGCGATCTATCTTTCCTTCACGAATTTCCGGGCGAACCGGCCTAATGCCGCGCTGGAAAGCGTTGGCCTCAGCAATTACAACCGGGTGCTGAATGATCCCAATATCTGGCAAGCCATGCAGACTACGGCGCATTTCGTCTTCTGGACGATCCTGCTGCAGACGCTGATTGGATTTTCCCTCGCTTATCTGATTGACCGGAAATTTCGCGGGCACGCTTTCTGGACGACAATCATCCTGGTTCCAATGATGTTGTCTCCAGCCGTCGTCGGCAATTTCTGGCGGTTTCTCTATCAACCGCAGATTGGCCTCTTCAATCACATCGTGTCTTTTCTAACCGGTATCCCGCCGTCCTCGTTCGAAATGCTGGGTTCTGTTCGGCTTTCGCCCTGGGCGATTATCATTGTCGATACGTGGATGTGGACACCTTACGTCATGCTGATCTGCTTGGCCGGACTGCGATCGATCCCCGACTATATCTACGAGGCTGCCGAAGTGGATCGTGCTTCACTTTGGCGCCAGTTCTGGTCGATCACGCTGCCTATGGCGCTGCCTTTCATCATGCTCGCGGTACTCTTCCGTGGCATCGAAAACTTCAAGATGTTCGACATGGTGACCCTTCTCACTGGCGGTGGCCCAGGTTCGACAACGGAAGTCGCCTCCATCACACTGAAGCGGGAGGCATTTGAAAGCTGGCGCACGGGACGTGCATCCGCCTTCGCCATCATTCTGTTTGTTGCGGTGTTCGGTCTTGCCAACATC